Proteins co-encoded in one Aspergillus fumigatus Af293 chromosome 6, whole genome shotgun sequence genomic window:
- a CDS encoding ADP-ribosylation factor-like protein, with protein MAGIFRTIYDWLLRMFWATEMDVTMIGLQNAGKSSLLRVLAGGEFTVDSIPTIGFNTKRVQKGHVTLKCWDLGGQPRFRPMWERYCRGVNAIVYIVDAADRAALPVATEELHELMEKPSLDGIPLLVLGNKSDLPDKLSVDELIDAMDLKSITRREVSCYGISAKEETNLDAVLHWLIARASR; from the exons ATGGCGGGTATCTTTCGGACGATCTATGACTGGCTCCTGAGGATGTTTTG GGCGACGGAGATGGATGTCACGATGATCGGACTGCAGAATGCGGGGAAATCGTCGCTGTTGCGGGTGCTCGCG GGAGGAGAGTTCACTGTAGA CTCGATTCCAACGATCGGATTCAACACGAAACGGGTCCAGAAAGGCCATGTGACTCTAAAGTG TTGGGATCTTGGAGGCCAGCCGCGGTTTCGTCCAATGTGGGAGCGATACTGCCGAGGGGTTAATGCGATTGT GTACATAGTGGATGCGGCCGATCGTGCTGCCCTGCCGGTCGCCACAGAGGAGCTTCACGAGCTGATGGAAAAACCTTCGCTTGACGGCATTCCTCTGTTGGTTCTGGGAAACAAGTCCGACCTTCCGGACAAATTATCGGTTGACGAACTCATAGACGCAATGGATCTCAAGTCCATAACGCGCCGTGAGGTGAGCTGCTATGGAATCAGTGCCAAGGAGGAGACAAACCTTGACGCTGTCTTGCACTGGTTGATCGCCAGAGCAAGCAGGTGA
- a CDS encoding DNA-directed RNA polymerase I core subunit RPA135 codes for MAPSATDTNWSVDFDTIRRHQLFKNPPKDHTAFPSLAAAIRPHLDSFNALFEGSKVIEAGLKDIGIKTFLDGDAETPEERRARKAEGRRPPKRNRLNVRIREIFLEKPAIPATNKFATRNRNIYPSEARERHATYRGKLRARLEYQVNNGDWMESIRELGQVPIMLRTNRCHLEKATPQELVQHKEESEELGGYFIVNGNEKLIRMLVVGKRNFPMAIVRSSFVRRGHTYTKFGIQIRSVRPDQTSQTNVLHYLSDGNVTFRFSWRKNEYLIPVMMIMKALVETNDREIFEGIVGSATSKGVNNTFVTDRVELLLRTYKAYNLHTRSSCRAYLGEKFKPVLGVPADMSNEDAGTEFLRKIVLPHLGNQNVTEIQDYDKFKLIMFMIRKLYALVAGDCAPDNPDAVSNQEILLGGFLYGMILKEQLEEWMRSFGPILRDWSNRNGGAKFTDPAFERDFLSKIVKRTNENIGGKLEYFLSTGNLVSPTGLDLQQVSGYTVMAEKINFYRFISHFRMIHRGSFFAQLKTTTVRKLLPESWGFLCPVHTPDGAPCGLLNHLAHKCLIATSDVNVSHLPKLLVQLGVRSESSVALEDSVTVQLDGRIVGYCSPKQARMIADTVRHWKVSGTHNIPRELEIGYVPNSNGGQYPGIYMFSQAARMYRPVKYLPLDKLDYVGPFEQPFMEIACLPDDLVAGVSTHIEYTPTNILSIVANMTPFSDYNQSPRNMYQCQMSKQTMGTPSTAIEYRTDNKLYRLQTGQTPIVRPPLYNAYGLDNFPNGTNAVVAIISYTGYDMDDAMIINKSSHERGFGYGTIYKTKIHSLDDKDSRRSKSRREITKLFGFAPGGEIRAEWRTTLDEDGLPHVGARVKEGSLIAAWHTVRYDAASDSYVNVDGITHFVKYKDAEEGYIDSIRIMGAETGLEPCQALSVKYRIPRKPVIGDKFSSRHGQKGVCSQLWPAVDMPFSESGIQPDLIINPHAFPSRMTIAQMIESMAGKAGALHGHPQDSTPFQFSEENTAADYFGQQLRKAGYNYYGNEPLYSGITGKEFAADIFIGVVHYQRLRHMVNDKFQVRTTGPVNQLTGQPVKGRAKGGGIRVGEMERDSLIAHGAAFILQDRLMNCSDSQRAWICRDCGSFLSTQVAVSSAGSSKARLAASAAAAAKNAFAQQSGAPGIVRCRRCAREAVFEDSRAVVWEDGDGRRYVGGDNVTIVAVPGVLRYLDVELAAMGIRMKFWVDN; via the exons ATGGCTCCTTCAGCGACTGATACCAATTGGTCCGTCGATTTTGACACCATTCGGCGGCACCAGCTATTCAAGAACCCCCCGAAGGACCACACCGCATTTCCCTCGTTGGCGGCTGCTATTCGGCCCCATCTCGACTCTTTCAACGCGCTTTTCGAGGGCAGCAAAGTCATCGAAGCAGGTTTGAAAGATATCGGCATCAAGACGTTTTTGGATGGTGATGCTGAGACCCccgaggagaggagagcaCGGAAAGCGGAGGGACGACGACCCCCGAAACGCAACAGGCTTAATGTTCGAATCAGGGAAATCTTTCTAGAGAAACCGGCCATTCCCGCAACAAATAAATTTGCTACTCGTAACCGGAATATCTACCCTTCAGAAGCCAGAGAGAGACATGCTACGTACCGTGGGAAGCTGCGCGCGAGGCTCGAGTATCAGGTTAATAATGGAGACTGGATGGAGTCTATCAGAGAACTTGGGCAGGTGCCCATCATGCTGAGG ACCAATCGATGCCACCTGGAGAAGGCAACTCCCCAGGAGCTTGTTCAGCACAAAGAAGAGTCGGAGGAGCTGGGAGGCTACTTTATCGTCAATGGCAACGAGAAACTCATCCGTATGTTGGTTGTCGGCAAGAGAAATTTCCCCATGGCGATTGTCCGTAGTTCCTTCGTTCGTCGTGGCCATACCTACACCAAATTCGGTATCCAAATACGATCAGTGCGCCCTGATCAGACATCGCAGACGAATGTCCTCCACTACCTCAGCGATGGAAACGTGACCTTCCGATTCTCTTGGCGGAAAAACGAGTACCTCATCCCCGTtatgatgatcatgaaggcTTTGGTGGAAACGAACGATCGCGAAATATTCGAAGGCATTGTCGGCAGCGCTACATCCAAGGGTGTCAACAATACATTTGTGACGGACCGTGTGGAACTGCTGCTCAGAACATACAAAGCTTACAACCTACATACCCGTTCCTCCTGCCGAGCTTATCTGGGCGAGAAGTTCAAGCCCGTTCTGGGTGTTCCGGCAGATATGTCCAACGAGGATGCTGGTACAGAGTTCCTCCGCAAAATTGTCTTGCCTCATCTCGGTAACCAGAATGTCACCGAGATCCAAGACTATGACAAATTCAAGTTGATCATGTTCATGATCCGGAAGCTGTACGCGCTTGTTGCTGGAGATTGTGCCCCCGACAACCCGGATGCCGTTTCCAATCAAGAAATCCTGCTCGGCGGTTTCCTCTATGGCATGATACTCAAGGAACAACTTGAGGAATGGATGAGATCCTTTGGCCCCATCCTGAGAGATTGGTCCAATCGCAACGGTGGTGCAAAATTCACTGATCCAGCTTTCGAAAGAGACTTCTTGAGCAAGATTGTCAAGAGGACTAATGAGAACATCGGTGGTAAGCTGGAGTATTTCCTGTCGACTGGTAACCTCGTCAGTCCCACGGGTCTCGATTTACAACAGGTGTCTGGTTACACAGTCATGGCGGAAAAGATCAACTTTTACCGATTCATCAGTCACTTCCGAATGATTCACAGAGGTAGTTTCTTCGCACAGCTGAAAACAACTACTGTTCGTAAGCTGCTTCCCGAGAGCTGGGGCTTCCTTTGTCCCGTTCACACTCCTGATGGAGCACCCTGTGGGTTGCTAAACCATCTTGCTCACAAGTGCTTGATCGCCACAAGCGATGTCAACGTCTCTCATCTACCAAAGCTGTTGGTGCAGCTCGGTGTACGATCTGAGTCGTCCGTTGCCTTGGAAGACAGCGTGACGGTACAGCTGGATGGCAGGATCGTAGGATACTGCTCACCCAAGCAGGCCCGTATGATTGCGGATACCGTTCGGCACTGGAAGGTCTCAGGTACACACAACATCCCACGAGAATTGGAGATTGGGTATGTTCCCAACTCAAATGGTGGCCAATACCCTGGTATCTACATGTTCTCTCAAGCCGCCAGAATGTACAGACCTGTCAAGTACCTACCTCTCGACAAGCTTGACTACGTCGGTCCCTTCGAACAGCCATTTATGGAGATTGCATGCTTACCCGACGATCTTGTGGCGGGCGTGTCCACACACATTGAGTACACACCAACGAACATCCTGTCCATCGTCGCCAATATGACACCTTTCTCAGACTATAACCAGTCGCCCCGTAACATGTACCAGTGCCAGATGAGCAAGCAGACGATGGGTACACCCAGCACAGCGATCGAATACCGTACGGACAACAAGCTGTACAGATTGCAGACCGGTCAGACGCCTATTGTACGACCTCCGCTGTACAACGCTTATGGATTAGACAACTTCCCGAACGGCACGAACGCAGTCGTGGCAATTATCTCGTATACAGGTTACGACATGGATGACGCCATGATTATCAACAAGTCGTCGCACGAGCGTGGCTTCGGCTACGGTACTATTTACAAGACCAAGATTCACTCTCTTGACGATAAGGACTCGCGGCGCAGCAAGTCCAGACGCGAGATTACCAAGCTCTTTGGTTTCGCTCCCGGCGGAGAGATTCGGGCAGAGTGGCGTACTActctcgacgaggacggtCTCCCTCATGTGGGTGCCAGAGTCAAGGAGGGAAGTCTAATTGCTGCATGGCATACTGTGCGCTATGATGCTGCTTCTGACTCTTACGTGAACGTTGACGGCATCACGCACTTCGTAAAGTACAAAGACGCAGAAGAAGGATACATTGACAGCATCCGGATCATGGGTGCCGAGACTGGTTTGGAGCCGTGCCAGGCATTGAGCGTCAAGTACCGTATCCCCAGAAAACCTGTTATCGGTGACAAATTCTCTTCTCGTCACGGACAGAAAGGTGTCTGCTCCCAGCTCTGGCCTGCGGTTGACATGCCGTTCTCCGAGAGCGGTATCCAGCcagatttgatcatcaaCCCTCACGCTTTCCCTTCCC GTATGACCATCGCCCAAATGATCGAATCCATGGCTGGCAAGGCCGGAGCTCTGCACGGCCATCCTCAAGACTCCACCCCCTTCCAATTCTCGGAAGAAAACACCGCGGCAGACTATTTCGGCCAGCAGCTGCGCAAGGCTGGCTACAACTACTACGGCAACGAGCCCCTCTACAGCGGTATCACAGGCAAGGAATTCGCCGCCGACATCTTCATCGGCGTGGTTCACTACCAGCGTCTCCGACACATGGTCAACGACAAGTTCCAGGTCCGAACAACTGGCCCCGTCAACCAGCTGACCGGCCAGCCCGTCAAGGGTCGTGCAAAGGGAGGTGGTATCCGTGTCGGAGAGATGGAGCGCGACTCGCTCATCGCTCACGGTGCTGCCTTCATCCTTCAGGACCGTCTGATGAACTGCTCCGACTCCCAGCGCGCCTGGATCTGCCGCGACTGCGGCTCCTTCCTCTCCACCCAGGTCGCCGTCTCATCCGCCGGCTCCAGTAAGGCCCGCCTGGCCGCTTCCGCCGCGGCTGCCGCCAAGAACGCCTTCGCCCAGCAGAGCGGTGCGCCGGGCATTGTGCGCTGCCGACGCTGTGCCCGCGAGGCTGTCTTCGAGGACTCCCGTGCCGTGGTGTGGGAGGACGGAGACGGCCGTCGCTACGTGGGCGGTGACAATGTCACCATCGTCGCTGTTCCGGGTGTCCTGCGCTACCTTGATGTCGAACTCGCCGCGATGGGTATCAGAATGAAGTTCTGGGTTGATAATTAA
- the pre2 gene encoding proteasome core particle subunit beta 5 has translation MELQWSSQRELQLLPISSLHFRHRRCILSLRLTSYLSFCYRNLEESVSIMDKLVAQYSRPPHQNEFYSEQEQQDLTESLPPLSLKFALPPVANSSAFLRAMTDDHSNPSCPIKLAHGTTTLAFRFQGGIIVATDSRATAGNWIASQTVKKVIPVSRLSRGEDKKQDTPVPGLLGTMAGGAADCQYWLRYLSQQCTLHEIRHKRRITVAAASKILANLTYAYKGMGLSMGTMLAGMTPQEGPALYYIDSDGTRLSGNLFCVGSGQTFAYGVLDAEYRYDLTEEEALELGCRSILAAMHRDAYSGGFINLYHVKEEGWVHHGFDDMNPIFWKTKLEKGEFSNVTSAL, from the exons ATGGAGCTTCAATGGAGCTCTCAGCGAGAGCTGCAATTGCTTCCCATTTCATCCCTCCACTtccgtcatcgtcgctgtATATTATCACTTCGATTAACTTCCTACTTGTCTTTTTGCTACCGGAACCTAGAAGAGTCAGTTTCAATCATGGATAAATTAGTCGCCCAGTACTCGCGTCCACCTCACCAGAATGAGTTCTACTCAgagcaagaacagcaagaCCTGACGGAGAGCCTCCCTCCTTTGTCTCTGAAGTtcgctcttcctccagtTGCAAAT TCCTCTGCATTCCTTCGTGCCATGACCGATGACCACTCGAATCCTAGCTGTCCCATCAAGCTCGCTCACGGAACAACAACACTCGCCTTCCGATTTCAGGGCGGAATT ATCGTCGCGACGGATTCGAGAGCTACCGCTGGAAACTGGATCGCCAGTCAGACAGTGAAGAAGGTCATTCCCGTGTCGCGGTTGAGTCGGGGTGAGGACAAGAAGCAGGATACTCCGGTTCCTGGTCTATTGGGTACCATGGCTGGTGGTGCTGCG GATTGCCAATACTGGCTGAGATATCTGAGCCAGCAATGCACACTTCACG AGATCCGGCACAAGCGTCGTATCACCGTTGCTGCGGCATCAAAGATTCTCGCCAATCTGACATACGCCTACAAGGGAATGGGTCTCAGCATGGGTACGATGTTGGCAGGC ATGACCCCTCAAGAAGGACCGGCCCTCTACTACATCGACTCGGACGGCACAAGACTCTCAGGAAACCTGTTCTGCGTTGGGTCCGGTCAGACCTTCGCTTACGGTGTGCTTGACGCAGAGTACCGCTACGACTTAACTGAAGAGGAGGCCCTCGAGCTTGGTTGTCGGAGCATTCTTGCCGCAATGCACCGTGATGCTTACTCAGGTGGTTTCATCAACTTGTACCATGTCAAAGAGGAAGGCTGGGTCCACCACGGTTTCGACGATATGAACCCCATTTTCTGGAAAACAAAGCTGGAAAAGGGCGAGTTCTCGAACGTTACGTCGGCCCTTTAA
- the pilB gene encoding Eisosome component PIL1/LSP1 family protein, with product MCFLDIDDRPGPGVRVVEYRPGTLRVSMPGPRRRRSSCSSGSSSDSGSSSSSPSSSSSSCHSSSNSSSSDDTTVVIAPSPLHHHHHRYQRYSWYARSKSPEPESSYTTVQRTRVRTRSESIIPFRRRFFDSPPRSPSPVYRCVRYVEPGGWGRSRLHHPGRVWEEEKEPARHRFRMSTFRGLQAAPELSRKMSRIVKQENSVISAHEAAGRERVNIAAQLSEWGEGTEDDAVSDISDKLGVLMAEIGEQEDNFAQSLEDYRSILKSIRDTETSVQPSRDHRAKIADDIQRLKLKGEQSNAKVEVLEQELVRAEANNLVAEAQLTNVTRQKLKEAFDIHLAAIIERGEKQILLARHARRLLNYLDDTPVVPGDARQPYEHADEARQILEAAENDLKSWESTVEPIHTSAGETSGTTLLPTGAGRGQEAQGDGLTGANGNVNETGTDGVPHEKLDDQQVSGATGTQPVAVPY from the exons ATGTGCTTCCTCGACATTGACGACAGACCGGGGCCCGGCGTGCGAGTCGTCGAATATCGCCCGGGGACCCTTCGAGTCTCCATGCCAGGTCCTCGTCGGCGCAGAAGCAGCTGCAGTAGCGGTAGTAGCAGTGACAGTGGCAGCTCCAGTTCCAgcccaagcagcagcagctcgaGCTGTCATAGtagcagcaacagcagcagtagcGATGATACCACCGTTGTCATTGCGCCAAGTCCTTtgcatcaccatcatcatcgatacCAGCGCTACTCCTGGTATGCGCGCTCAAAGTCACCAGAACCAGAGTCATCATATACAACCGTGCAAAGAACGAGAGTGCGCACGCGGTCTGAGTCGATCATTCCTTTCAGGAGAAGATTCTTTGACAGTCCGCCTCGTTCGCCGTCTCCGGTGTATAGGTGTGTGAGATATGTTGAGCCCGGGGGCTGGGGACGATCGCGTTTGCACCATCCGGGGAGAGtctgggaggaggag AAGGAACCGGCCCGCCACCGCTTCAGGATGTCGACCTTCCGCGGTCTGCAGGCGGCGCCCGagctgagcaggaagatgagcCGCATCGTCAAACAAGAGAACTCGGTCATCTCCGCCCACGAGGCAGCCGGCCGCGAGCGCGTCAACATCGCCGCCCAGCTATCAGAATGGGGCGAAGGCACCGAGGACGACGCCGTCTCCGACATTTCCGACAAGCTCGGTGTGCTGATGGCAGAGATCGGCGAGCAGGAGGACAACTTTGCGCAGAGCTTGGAGGACTACCGGAGTATCTTGAAATCGATTCGGGACACGGAAACTTCAGTGCAACCATCGCGCGATCACAGGGCGAAGATCGCGGATGATATTCAGCGGCTTAAGCTGAAGGGGGAGCAGAGCAATGCCAAGGTGGAAGTTCTCGAGCAGGAGTTGGTGCGGGCTGAGGCAAATAATCTGGTTGCAGAGGCTCAATTGACCAATGTG ACCAGacagaagctcaaggaggcTTTTGATATCCATTTGGCTGCAATCATTGAGCGCGGAGAGAAGCAGATTCTGCTCGCGCGTCATGCTCGCCGTCTCCTCAACTATCTCGACGACACTCCAGTCGTCCCTGGTGACGCACGACAGCCCTATGAGCATGCCGATGAAGCAAGGCAGATCCTTGAGGCTGCCGAGAATGACCTAAAGTCTTGGGAGAGCACCGTCGAACCCATCCATACCTCTGCGGGAGAGACCTCTGGCACGACTTTACTGCCCACTGGAGCAGGTAGAGGCCAGGAAGCTCAAGGAGATGGGTTAACTGGAGCCAATGGTAATGTCAACGAGACGGGCACCGACGGCGTCCCACACGAAAAGTTGGATGACCAACAGGTCTCAGGCGCCACCGGAACGCAGCCCGTTGCTGTACCATACTGA